DNA sequence from the Microbaculum marinisediminis genome:
AATACGCCGGTGCCGGGTCGCCGAAGGTGATGATGTTGTGCTTGTCGATATCGTCGATCGTGCGCGGGGTCCCGTGGCGCTTCAGGTATTCCGGAGACGCATAGACGTGGAAATGGACCGTAAAGAGCCGCCGCATGATCAGATCCGGCTGAACCGGTTGCCGCAGACGGATGGCGATGTCGGCCTGGCGCATCGACAGGTCGAGTTCGCCGTCGTCGAGGATCATCTGAAGGTGGATGTCGGGATAGAGCTCGACGAACTCGCGCAGGCGCGGGGCGAGCCAGGTCGTGCCGAGCGCCAGCGTGGTCGTCACCTTCAGCTCGCCGCGTGGCTTCTCGCGGGAATCGGTCAGGCGGGTGCGGACCGATTCCAGCTGCATGAAGACGTCGTGGGCGGTGCGATAGAGCAGTTCGCCCTGTTCGGTGAGGATCAGGCCGCGGGCATGGCGATGGAACAGCGGCGCCTTCAGCTCGTGCTCGAGCGCGCTGACCTGCCGGCTGACCGCTGACTGGCTCAGCCCCAGCGCCTCGCCGGCGTGGGTGAAGCTTCCCGCATCGGCCGCGGCATGGAAGATGCGCAGCTTGTCCCAATCCATAACAAGACTCTCCCCCCAGCCAGGCCCGAACCAGACAGGCCCGAACCGTGTTGCCGCTCGCTCACTCGGCGGCTGCGCGTTCTTCTGCCTCGGCCAGCCAGCGCTCGGCGTCGAGCGCCGCCATGCAGCCCATTCCGGCAGCCGTCACCGCCTGCCGGTACGTTTCGTCGGTCACGTCGCCGGCGGCGAAGACGCCCGGCACGCTGGTATTGGTCGTTCCCGGCTCGGTGACGATGTAGCCGTTCGGCCGCATGTCGACCTTGCCCTTGAAGATGTCCGTCGACGGGGCGTGTCCGATGGCGACGAAGACACCGTCGAACGCGCGCTCGCTCGTCGCGCCCGTCTGGACGTTCTTGAGGCGAACCGCGGTCACGCCCGGCGGCTGTTCGTTGCCGAGGATCTCGTCGACGACCGTGTCCCAGACCACCTCGACCTTCGGATTCTTGAACAGGCGGTCCTGCAGGATCTTCTCGGCACGGAAGCTGTCGCGGCGGTGCACGACCGTGACCTTGGAGGCGAAATTGGTCAGGAACAGGGCCTCCTCGACCGCGGTGTTGCCGCCGCCGACGACCAGCACTTCCTTGCCGCGATAGAAGAAGCCGTCGCAAGTGGCGCAGGCCGACACGCCGAAGCCCTTGAATTTCTGTTCGGAGGGCAGGCCCAACCACTTGGCCTGGGCGCCGGTCGCGATGACCACCGCGTCGGCGACATAGTCGTCACCGGAATCGCACTTCAGGTGGAACGGCCGGCGGGAGAAATCGACCTCGGTCACGTAGTCGCGCACGAGCCGGGTGCCGACATGCTCGGCCTGCTTCTGCATCTGTTCCATCAGCCAGGGGCCCTGGATCACGTCGGCGAAGCCGGGATAGTTCTCGACGTCGGTGGTGATGGTGAGCTGGCCGCCCGGCTCCAGGCCCTGGATCAGGACGGGGTCGAGCATCGCGCGCGCAGCGTAGATCGCGGCGGTGTAGCCGGCCGGGCCGGAACCGATGATGACGAGCTTGGTGTGATGGGTAGCCATGGTGGGACCGTTGCCGCGTTGAGCCTCGTCCGCCCGATCAGGCGGACGCGCGCCAGTTGCGCGGATTGAGCTTCTTCAAGGTGGTGGAAATGCGGTGCCGGCGCTGCTCGTAGGCAACGACGTCGGCGCCGGTGACCCAGTTCATCTGGACGGCGCGGCGCTGGCCCTCGAAGGGCTCGTGGCCGTGCCAGGACCTGT
Encoded proteins:
- a CDS encoding LysR family transcriptional regulator, which produces MDWDKLRIFHAAADAGSFTHAGEALGLSQSAVSRQVSALEHELKAPLFHRHARGLILTEQGELLYRTAHDVFMQLESVRTRLTDSREKPRGELKVTTTLALGTTWLAPRLREFVELYPDIHLQMILDDGELDLSMRQADIAIRLRQPVQPDLIMRRLFTVHFHVYASPEYLKRHGTPRTIDDIDKHNIITFGDPAPAYFRDINWLETVGRPDGDPRTPVLRINTTHGMRRAVDAGIGIAVLPDYLIDQGASLVLLLPEEEIPAFDTYLVYPEELKDTARINVFRDFLLAKARGWKF
- the trxB gene encoding thioredoxin-disulfide reductase — encoded protein: MATHHTKLVIIGSGPAGYTAAIYAARAMLDPVLIQGLEPGGQLTITTDVENYPGFADVIQGPWLMEQMQKQAEHVGTRLVRDYVTEVDFSRRPFHLKCDSGDDYVADAVVIATGAQAKWLGLPSEQKFKGFGVSACATCDGFFYRGKEVLVVGGGNTAVEEALFLTNFASKVTVVHRRDSFRAEKILQDRLFKNPKVEVVWDTVVDEILGNEQPPGVTAVRLKNVQTGATSERAFDGVFVAIGHAPSTDIFKGKVDMRPNGYIVTEPGTTNTSVPGVFAAGDVTDETYRQAVTAAGMGCMAALDAERWLAEAEERAAAE